A single window of Pseudarthrobacter psychrotolerans DNA harbors:
- a CDS encoding glycosyltransferase: MVSHNGSAYLPRTLAALADQTRPADSLIGVDTGSRDDSAVLLERAFGATNVSTFPHGKSGMGGAVRAGLNTHAPWEGQSQRAATEWIWLLHDDAAPAPEALAELLSAVERAPSVTVAGCKQLDWHTERRLIDVGLSTSRWAERLTLIDADELDQGQYNGRTDTFAVNSAGMLVRRDIWELLQGFDPALPGTGDDVDFCWRNRLAGHRVVVVPTARMFHVAHRPHAQGNATAARKAQVHLRLKHAPLWKVPVHAAGALLGSIFKLVLSVAVKDPGHGFSQLVATFAALARPGAVAKARRTAANSRRIRRSVIKKLQTPRREVWNHRRSLMEALGADTSTADGLVHDPLADQPTGDSSDDFAALTTSERGWVGTGALAAVIIASVASLTALSGLFRANAVSGGALIPVSSTLGDIWHHASSWWISLGAGLPGRGDPFGYVLWILGLLGGGDANAAMAWLLLLAAPLSGLTAWFAAGGLTVRRRFRLVAALFWAAAPALQISLNQGRVGALVTHIMIPLLVLALLRATGSAAGHGRFIVPTPGDRRFTEKPPARPGINGMPSWTAAAAAGLALGVVTASAPSLLVPAVVVIVLCGLMLGRRGRTVWWALLPSAALFLPFGLSVIDRPRALLADPGVPLGFEAAPLWQQFLGQPLLFSAEGGLSGVPFFSGQVIPWALVLALLVAVPVLLLAVAALFLPGKRSWTARVLWVSALVILAGGWLAGHVATGATADILVTPFTGPAVSAAGFALLGAALIGAERLLDAADRAASPSIRRNVALRSATALAMAVLLAGPLAGMAVWSAQNLLRSTATALPAGVPAGPALGTPRQVEAGSARTLPATAIDRGTGPEQTRTLLISTQENGAFDAALMRGAGTTLDSMSSIASARNILGAPGRETVRDDDDVTASIRSVVATLVAGQGVDPRPELERLGAGFVVLRSADTAAQLTASRMDAVPGLVAVGQTDVGWLWRITPLNQPVLQAADVAHRVRIVDGAGATVALVPSKYDDVDTAVAEGPEGRLVVLAERADPGWSAWFDGRKLTATTSGSAQAFTLPASAGQLTIRYDAPWALWSGIAQITVIGLTVMLAIPMPARRPNTGLSRDEGSLRKEHQNA; the protein is encoded by the coding sequence CAGTCCCAGCGTGCCGCCACAGAGTGGATCTGGCTGCTGCACGACGACGCGGCCCCGGCGCCGGAGGCCCTGGCCGAACTCCTCAGCGCCGTTGAACGCGCACCATCCGTGACCGTGGCCGGCTGCAAGCAACTGGACTGGCACACCGAACGCCGGCTGATCGACGTCGGACTCTCCACCAGCCGCTGGGCCGAGCGGCTTACCCTGATCGATGCCGACGAACTGGACCAGGGCCAGTACAACGGCCGCACTGACACTTTTGCGGTGAACTCGGCCGGCATGCTGGTCCGCCGGGATATCTGGGAGCTCCTGCAGGGGTTCGACCCCGCGCTGCCGGGCACCGGAGACGACGTCGACTTCTGCTGGCGCAACCGCCTCGCCGGCCACCGTGTGGTGGTGGTGCCAACTGCGCGGATGTTCCACGTAGCCCACCGGCCCCATGCCCAGGGAAATGCCACCGCGGCGCGGAAAGCCCAGGTGCATCTGCGTCTCAAGCACGCCCCGCTCTGGAAGGTTCCCGTCCATGCGGCCGGTGCGCTGCTGGGCAGTATCTTCAAACTCGTGCTCAGTGTTGCAGTCAAGGATCCCGGGCACGGTTTCTCCCAGCTGGTCGCTACCTTCGCTGCCCTGGCCCGGCCCGGTGCCGTGGCAAAGGCCCGCCGGACTGCGGCAAACAGCCGGCGGATCCGGCGTTCCGTCATCAAGAAGCTGCAGACGCCCCGGCGTGAAGTCTGGAACCACCGCCGTTCCCTGATGGAGGCCCTGGGCGCGGACACGTCCACGGCCGATGGGCTGGTCCACGACCCCCTGGCGGACCAGCCCACGGGGGACTCATCAGATGACTTCGCTGCCCTCACCACCAGCGAACGGGGTTGGGTGGGGACGGGCGCCCTCGCGGCCGTCATCATCGCGTCCGTGGCTTCCCTCACGGCGCTCAGCGGGCTGTTCCGGGCCAATGCTGTTTCCGGCGGAGCCCTCATTCCGGTGTCCTCCACCCTGGGTGACATCTGGCACCACGCCTCCAGCTGGTGGATCAGCCTGGGGGCAGGGCTTCCGGGCAGGGGAGACCCCTTCGGCTACGTGCTGTGGATCCTTGGCCTGCTCGGCGGAGGGGACGCCAACGCGGCCATGGCCTGGCTCCTGCTGCTCGCCGCTCCGCTGTCCGGCCTGACGGCATGGTTTGCGGCAGGGGGCCTGACTGTCCGGCGCCGCTTCCGGCTCGTTGCCGCACTCTTCTGGGCGGCCGCGCCAGCCCTCCAGATCTCACTGAACCAAGGCCGGGTGGGTGCCTTGGTGACCCACATCATGATTCCGCTGCTGGTCCTGGCACTCTTGCGCGCCACCGGGTCCGCTGCTGGCCACGGGCGGTTCATTGTCCCGACCCCCGGAGACCGGCGTTTCACCGAAAAGCCGCCCGCACGGCCCGGGATCAACGGCATGCCGTCCTGGACCGCTGCCGCCGCCGCAGGGTTGGCGTTAGGCGTTGTGACCGCGTCGGCGCCTTCACTGCTCGTCCCGGCCGTTGTGGTTATCGTGCTGTGCGGGCTGATGCTGGGCCGTCGTGGCCGCACTGTGTGGTGGGCCCTGCTGCCCAGCGCCGCGCTCTTTCTTCCTTTCGGCCTGTCCGTCATCGACCGGCCACGGGCATTGCTGGCAGACCCAGGTGTTCCCCTCGGATTCGAGGCGGCCCCGCTGTGGCAGCAGTTCCTGGGGCAGCCGCTGCTGTTCTCCGCCGAGGGTGGTCTTTCCGGCGTTCCGTTCTTCAGCGGCCAGGTCATCCCGTGGGCACTCGTGCTCGCGCTGCTGGTGGCCGTTCCCGTTCTGCTGCTTGCCGTTGCCGCCCTATTCCTGCCGGGTAAGCGCAGCTGGACGGCACGTGTTCTGTGGGTGTCGGCACTGGTAATTCTCGCTGGTGGCTGGCTCGCCGGGCACGTCGCCACCGGCGCGACTGCCGACATCCTGGTGACACCGTTCACCGGACCGGCCGTCTCCGCCGCCGGGTTCGCCCTGCTGGGGGCGGCCCTGATCGGTGCCGAGCGGTTGCTTGATGCCGCCGACCGGGCGGCCTCGCCGAGCATCCGGCGCAACGTGGCCCTTCGCTCCGCAACGGCTCTTGCCATGGCGGTGCTGCTGGCAGGTCCGCTGGCCGGCATGGCGGTCTGGTCCGCGCAGAACCTGCTCCGGTCCACAGCCACTGCCCTCCCCGCCGGGGTGCCGGCTGGTCCTGCACTGGGTACGCCTCGGCAGGTGGAGGCAGGCAGTGCACGGACGCTCCCGGCCACCGCCATCGACCGCGGCACCGGGCCGGAGCAGACGCGCACGCTGCTGATCAGCACGCAGGAGAACGGCGCCTTTGACGCGGCCCTGATGCGCGGCGCCGGGACCACCCTGGACAGCATGTCGTCGATTGCCTCCGCCCGGAACATTCTGGGCGCGCCCGGGCGGGAGACGGTCAGGGACGACGACGACGTCACGGCGTCGATCCGCAGCGTGGTGGCCACGCTCGTGGCCGGGCAGGGTGTGGATCCCAGGCCCGAGCTTGAGCGCCTCGGTGCCGGGTTCGTGGTGCTGCGCTCGGCAGACACCGCCGCCCAGCTCACGGCCAGCAGGATGGACGCCGTGCCGGGGCTTGTTGCCGTCGGACAGACCGATGTCGGCTGGCTCTGGCGGATCACGCCGCTGAACCAGCCTGTGCTGCAGGCTGCCGACGTTGCCCACCGCGTCAGGATTGTGGACGGGGCCGGAGCCACGGTGGCGCTGGTGCCCTCCAAGTACGACGACGTCGACACCGCCGTCGCCGAGGGACCGGAAGGGCGGCTGGTGGTGCTCGCCGAGCGGGCGGACCCGGGATGGAGCGCCTGGTTCGACGGGCGGAAGCTCACGGCAACGACGTCCGGCTCGGCCCAGGCCTTCACCTTGCCGGCCTCCGCCGGGCAGCTGACCATCCGCTACGACGCCCCCTGGGCCCTGTGGTCCGGAATCGCACAGATCACGGTGATCGGACTCACTGTAATGCTCGCCATTCCCATGCCCGCGCGCCGGCCCAACACCGGGCTGTCGAGGGACGAAGGATCTTTGCGTAAGGAACACCAGAATGCATAA
- a CDS encoding DUF3499 domain-containing protein: MGAIRQCSRSACRQSAVATLTYVYADSTAVLGPLATYAEPHCYDLCEQHAGSLTVPRGWEVLRLAMPTSPQQPGPDDLLALANAVREAAALPPKSQTSPGQRASHSALEAPAGTEGVRRGHLRVLREPS; the protein is encoded by the coding sequence GTGGGAGCTATCCGTCAATGTTCAAGGTCAGCCTGCCGTCAGTCGGCGGTGGCAACTTTGACGTACGTCTATGCCGACTCCACCGCCGTCTTGGGTCCGCTCGCCACATATGCCGAGCCGCATTGTTACGATTTGTGCGAGCAGCACGCCGGGTCCCTGACCGTACCGCGTGGCTGGGAAGTGCTTCGGCTGGCGATGCCGACAAGCCCACAGCAGCCGGGACCCGACGACCTCCTGGCTCTCGCCAATGCGGTCCGCGAAGCTGCGGCCCTGCCGCCCAAGTCGCAGACCTCGCCGGGCCAGCGCGCCTCGCATTCAGCGCTGGAGGCCCCGGCCGGCACAGAAGGCGTCCGCCGGGGGCATCTGCGCGTCCTGCGCGAACCTTCCTGA
- the ahcY gene encoding adenosylhomocysteinase produces MTFDYKVADISLAEAGRHQIRLAEHEMPGLMSLRKEFGPTQPLKGARIAGSLHMTVQTAVLIETLTALGAEVRWASCNIFSTQDDAAAAVVVGQGTAEDPQGVPVFAWKGETLEEYWWTAQQILAWPGADTNPELGPNMILDDGGDATMLVHKGVEFEAAGAVPATGDDESEEGRIFLDVLRASLQEDPKRWARIGAGLRGVTEETTTGVHRLYQLAEQGRLLFPAINVNDSVTKSKFDNKYGIRHSLPDGINRATDVLMGGKVAVVCGYGDVGKGAAEAFRGQGSRVIVTEIDPICALQAAMDGYQVAKLESVLSQGHIFITTTGNKDVILAEHMAGMRDKAIVGNIGHFDNEIDMAGLARIPGIKKVEIKPQVHEWVLDAGTAEERSIIVLSEGRLLNLGNATGHPSFVMSNSFANQTIAQIELWTKRDQPEGEREYNNQVYVLPKILDEKVARLHLDALDVELTELSKEQADYLDLDIAGPYKPEHYRY; encoded by the coding sequence ATGACATTTGACTACAAAGTAGCCGACATCTCGCTGGCCGAAGCCGGCCGCCACCAGATCCGCCTGGCCGAGCACGAGATGCCAGGCCTGATGTCGCTCCGTAAGGAATTCGGACCCACCCAGCCGCTGAAGGGCGCCCGGATCGCAGGATCCCTGCACATGACGGTGCAAACCGCCGTCCTGATCGAAACCCTCACAGCCCTCGGTGCCGAGGTCCGCTGGGCCTCCTGCAACATCTTCTCCACCCAGGACGATGCCGCAGCGGCCGTTGTGGTGGGCCAGGGAACAGCCGAGGACCCGCAGGGTGTCCCCGTGTTTGCCTGGAAGGGCGAAACGCTGGAGGAATACTGGTGGACTGCCCAGCAGATCCTGGCCTGGCCCGGTGCGGACACCAACCCGGAGCTTGGCCCGAACATGATCCTCGACGACGGCGGCGACGCCACCATGCTGGTCCACAAGGGCGTTGAGTTCGAAGCCGCCGGCGCCGTGCCGGCGACAGGCGACGACGAGTCAGAGGAAGGCCGGATCTTCCTGGACGTGCTTCGCGCCTCGCTGCAGGAAGACCCGAAGCGGTGGGCCCGGATCGGGGCCGGCCTGCGCGGCGTCACCGAGGAAACCACCACCGGCGTGCACCGCCTCTACCAGCTGGCTGAACAGGGCAGGCTGCTGTTCCCGGCCATCAACGTTAACGACTCGGTCACCAAGAGCAAGTTCGACAACAAGTACGGTATCCGCCACTCGCTGCCTGACGGCATCAACCGTGCCACTGACGTCCTGATGGGCGGCAAGGTGGCCGTCGTCTGCGGTTATGGCGACGTCGGCAAGGGAGCCGCAGAGGCATTCCGCGGCCAGGGTTCGCGCGTCATCGTCACCGAGATCGACCCCATCTGCGCCCTCCAGGCAGCCATGGACGGCTACCAGGTGGCCAAGCTTGAGTCAGTGCTGAGCCAGGGCCACATCTTCATCACCACCACCGGCAACAAGGACGTCATTCTGGCCGAACACATGGCGGGCATGCGCGACAAAGCCATTGTGGGCAACATCGGCCACTTCGACAACGAGATCGACATGGCTGGCCTGGCGCGGATCCCCGGCATCAAGAAGGTGGAGATCAAGCCCCAGGTACACGAATGGGTGCTCGACGCCGGGACCGCCGAAGAGCGCTCCATCATCGTCCTGTCCGAGGGCCGCCTGCTGAACCTGGGCAACGCCACCGGCCACCCGTCCTTCGTGATGAGCAACTCGTTCGCCAACCAGACCATCGCCCAGATCGAGCTGTGGACCAAGCGGGACCAGCCCGAAGGTGAACGCGAATACAACAACCAGGTGTACGTCCTGCCCAAGATCCTGGACGAAAAAGTTGCCCGCCTCCACCTCGACGCCCTCGACGTGGAGCTCACGGAACTCTCCAAGGAACAGGCCGACTACCTGGACCTGGACATTGCCGGACCGTACAAGCCCGAGCACTATCGTTACTGA
- a CDS encoding Ig-like domain-containing protein, which produces MEPVAKPRRRGTAKKILLVAAVCVLAATGGVFAAVAPGFARGGLESEAGSAVRSAPGVASPVVAPVKVDVTPANAAKQVNPATPVSLKVGDGRIESVTLTSTAGEVVHGTFAGDGSSWTATDPLKFNTEYSYTYVVTDGAGRETSTTQSFNTVSSTHEADAAIYPLDKMKVGVGQPLQVIFSEPVVNRDAVEKAIKVTSSAGQAGAFHWFSDTMLRYRPEAFWAANSTVTMDMQLFGVDLGNGQIANFNKKVTVNFGDKRVAIADAAGHTFTLSVNDQVVKTLPVSMGDQRFPSARGYAVLMEKNRYDHFRAASIGLKPGDPAYYGEVDVEYSIRLTLSGAYIHQALASAFPYIGNTNVSHGCIGFAPDGAAWVFENMTTGDVVQIINTEGDYAAVDDGYGDWNIPWAEYNN; this is translated from the coding sequence ATGGAACCTGTTGCTAAGCCACGACGGCGCGGGACCGCCAAGAAGATTCTCTTGGTGGCAGCCGTCTGTGTCCTGGCCGCAACGGGCGGCGTTTTCGCCGCCGTCGCGCCCGGCTTTGCGCGCGGTGGCCTGGAGTCCGAAGCTGGCTCGGCAGTCCGCTCCGCGCCGGGAGTCGCATCGCCCGTGGTGGCCCCGGTCAAGGTAGACGTCACACCGGCCAACGCCGCAAAGCAGGTGAACCCGGCCACGCCGGTGTCGCTCAAGGTGGGCGATGGCCGGATCGAGAGCGTCACGCTGACCAGTACCGCCGGTGAAGTAGTCCACGGCACCTTCGCCGGGGATGGCAGCAGCTGGACTGCTACGGACCCGCTGAAATTCAACACCGAGTACAGCTACACGTACGTGGTTACTGACGGTGCGGGCCGGGAAACCAGCACCACACAGTCCTTCAATACGGTTTCCAGCACGCACGAGGCGGATGCCGCCATATACCCCCTGGACAAGATGAAGGTGGGTGTGGGCCAGCCCTTGCAAGTCATCTTCAGCGAACCGGTGGTCAACCGGGATGCCGTGGAGAAGGCCATCAAAGTCACCTCCAGTGCGGGGCAGGCCGGAGCATTCCACTGGTTCAGCGACACCATGCTCCGGTACCGACCCGAGGCCTTCTGGGCGGCGAACTCCACCGTCACCATGGACATGCAGCTCTTCGGCGTGGACCTCGGCAACGGCCAGATTGCCAACTTCAACAAAAAGGTCACCGTCAATTTTGGTGACAAGCGGGTGGCTATCGCCGACGCCGCCGGACACACCTTCACGCTCAGCGTCAATGACCAGGTGGTGAAAACCCTTCCGGTGAGCATGGGCGATCAGCGTTTCCCGTCAGCGCGTGGCTACGCGGTCCTGATGGAAAAGAACCGCTATGACCACTTCCGGGCGGCCAGCATTGGACTCAAGCCCGGCGATCCGGCCTACTACGGTGAAGTGGACGTGGAGTATTCCATCCGCCTCACCCTAAGCGGGGCCTACATCCACCAGGCGCTGGCGTCGGCCTTCCCGTATATCGGCAACACGAACGTTTCGCACGGCTGCATCGGGTTCGCTCCCGACGGCGCCGCCTGGGTATTTGAGAACATGACCACCGGCGATGTGGTTCAGATTATCAACACCGAAGGCGACTACGCCGCCGTCGACGACGGCTACGGCGACTGGAACATCCCCTGGGCCGAGTACAACAACTAG
- a CDS encoding metallopeptidase family protein — protein sequence MQSSNQDSAFTVRLAGPDVRAAETGSGSPGRSFAMRRRNRHGRGLRGELMLPTLPGYRTRSDRFDEMVLDSAQRLHDIWGKTLDGVRFAVDEIPPQLEQLVADTAQPPMGSYTPATAEEGPVITLYRRVVEQGCGSREELQDLVHDVVVEHTAEMLGVAPETLDPVYRRRY from the coding sequence ATGCAGTCATCGAACCAAGATTCAGCTTTTACGGTCCGTTTGGCTGGCCCGGATGTCCGCGCCGCAGAAACGGGTTCGGGTTCGCCCGGCCGCAGCTTCGCGATGCGCCGCCGGAACCGCCACGGCCGCGGCCTGCGTGGGGAACTGATGTTGCCCACACTCCCCGGTTATCGGACGCGCTCGGACCGCTTTGATGAGATGGTGCTCGATTCCGCGCAGCGGCTCCACGACATCTGGGGTAAAACGCTCGACGGCGTACGGTTTGCCGTTGACGAAATACCCCCGCAGCTGGAGCAGCTGGTGGCCGACACCGCGCAACCTCCCATGGGCTCGTACACTCCCGCCACAGCCGAGGAGGGCCCGGTGATCACCCTGTACCGCCGGGTGGTTGAGCAGGGTTGCGGCAGCCGGGAGGAACTCCAGGACCTGGTGCACGACGTTGTGGTGGAACACACCGCCGAAATGCTTGGCGTAGCGCCGGAAACCCTGGATCCGGTCTACCGCCGCCGGTACTGA
- a CDS encoding Trm112 family protein, which translates to MPKISPELLSVLRCPVTGSPLVQDGEELVSTAAGESGVKLRYPIEDGIPLLLPPELLQAATAAGSDQHDPAVREATDHSPAGTA; encoded by the coding sequence ATGCCAAAGATCAGTCCTGAACTGTTGTCCGTCCTCCGCTGTCCCGTGACCGGTTCGCCCCTGGTCCAGGACGGCGAAGAGCTTGTGTCGACGGCGGCCGGAGAATCGGGCGTGAAGCTGCGCTACCCGATCGAGGACGGTATCCCGCTGCTGCTGCCGCCGGAACTTCTCCAGGCCGCTACCGCTGCCGGCTCGGACCAGCACGATCCCGCTGTCCGGGAAGCCACGGACCACAGCCCGGCAGGTACTGCCTAG
- a CDS encoding DUF5719 family protein, translating to MHKDAARRTPRKQMLAGLVSAVAIVAAAGAVLAAASVAPQPAGSRSIPAVLAAVPAGASAGVCAGPARLLEGTEAGTDPQFSPESATAKSAVTGAVLSAPGGNLPGSRLAALNGTPAVEIAKNGSQPGPGSGPQDLTAGVLAGHSVDDATLLSADAQAGQKPSAAGVMKFTATDGDLQGSAAANCQPPANDVWLSGASTTVGRTSVLVLSNASSTPATVSLELFGSKGQIQAPGSRGLLVAPGGTRSVVLAGLAPGEAQLTVHVRSAGGPVAAAIQQSVLRGLTPGGIDFIAPGTAPAARQVMTGVDIQDAGAISALTGHSGYKDAGPALAITVPGPSDAVVEIKLFGRDGQKALPGGGVVTAKAGSVTEISLAGVPAGHYTVSTSSDVSFVAATRVTRGVTNEKASDVAWAASGVRLGSQHVVPVPQGGDRILVFGVLENRATVSYAAITADGKVRAAATADVAGGTTTSIKVPEKVGESEVVAYVVSASGDAAYGALLLEQEGRDDVSTVAFTPAASGQEKVPVSLGY from the coding sequence ATGCATAAGGACGCAGCCCGCAGGACCCCGCGCAAGCAGATGCTGGCAGGCCTGGTCTCGGCTGTGGCGATTGTGGCCGCGGCCGGAGCGGTACTCGCTGCCGCGTCGGTCGCTCCGCAGCCGGCGGGGAGCCGCAGCATCCCGGCCGTGCTGGCTGCTGTTCCCGCCGGCGCCAGTGCAGGGGTGTGTGCCGGCCCGGCCCGCCTGCTCGAAGGGACTGAGGCGGGCACCGATCCCCAGTTCAGCCCCGAATCAGCCACGGCCAAAAGCGCCGTCACGGGCGCCGTCCTGAGCGCCCCCGGCGGTAACCTTCCCGGTAGCCGGCTCGCCGCCCTTAACGGGACGCCCGCCGTCGAGATCGCCAAGAACGGCAGCCAGCCCGGCCCGGGGTCGGGTCCCCAGGACCTGACCGCCGGTGTCCTTGCCGGGCACAGCGTGGATGATGCCACGCTCCTGAGTGCCGACGCCCAGGCAGGCCAGAAGCCCTCAGCCGCCGGTGTGATGAAATTCACTGCCACGGACGGTGACCTGCAGGGTTCGGCGGCCGCAAATTGCCAACCGCCTGCCAACGACGTCTGGCTCTCGGGCGCCAGCACCACCGTGGGCCGCACATCCGTCCTTGTCCTCAGCAACGCCTCAAGCACACCTGCCACCGTCAGCCTGGAGCTCTTCGGCAGCAAGGGCCAGATCCAGGCCCCGGGCAGCAGGGGTCTGCTGGTCGCACCGGGAGGTACCCGCTCTGTAGTCCTGGCCGGCCTGGCCCCTGGTGAAGCCCAGCTCACGGTCCACGTCCGGAGCGCGGGCGGGCCCGTGGCCGCGGCCATCCAGCAGAGTGTCCTGAGGGGATTGACGCCCGGCGGCATCGACTTCATTGCTCCGGGGACTGCTCCTGCCGCACGGCAGGTCATGACCGGCGTAGACATCCAGGACGCCGGTGCGATCTCCGCCCTCACGGGACACAGCGGCTACAAGGACGCCGGCCCTGCGCTGGCCATCACGGTTCCGGGACCGTCGGACGCGGTAGTGGAGATCAAGCTCTTCGGCCGGGACGGCCAGAAAGCCCTCCCCGGCGGGGGCGTGGTCACGGCAAAAGCTGGGTCCGTCACCGAGATTTCGCTGGCTGGCGTCCCCGCCGGCCACTACACGGTGTCCACCAGTTCGGACGTGTCCTTTGTGGCTGCAACCCGGGTCACCCGGGGCGTCACGAACGAGAAGGCCTCGGATGTCGCCTGGGCCGCCTCCGGTGTCCGGCTTGGAAGCCAGCATGTGGTGCCCGTGCCTCAGGGCGGTGACCGAATTCTAGTGTTCGGCGTCCTCGAGAACAGGGCCACAGTCTCCTACGCCGCCATAACCGCGGACGGCAAGGTCCGCGCGGCCGCCACTGCCGACGTCGCTGGCGGGACCACGACCTCCATCAAGGTCCCCGAGAAGGTGGGGGAGTCGGAGGTGGTGGCGTACGTTGTCTCCGCGTCCGGCGACGCCGCGTACGGCGCGCTGCTCCTGGAGCAGGAAGGCCGGGACGACGTCTCAACCGTGGCCTTTACGCCGGCCGCTTCAGGGCAGGAAAAGGTGCCGGTCTCGCTGGGATACTGA
- a CDS encoding IS1182 family transposase has protein sequence MQGRDDGQREILDVEALAGDLLDPGSVFAFLAGNRGRLFPSSMFEDLFPSGRGRPSIPAEVVATVLVLQALNGLSDREAAEAVTFDLRWKAACGFAVTTKAFHPTTLTYWRKRLAASGRPDRIFQAIAAVVAETGVLKSRTRRALDSTVLDDAVARQDTVTQLVAAIRRVGREVPGADMLVPAVCTGYDYTQPGKPRIAWDDPAARDELVSALVTDALALLAAIDTADLEGKAADAVALLALVSGQDVEPAEGSDGTDGRWRIARKTAYDRVISTVDPEARHAHKTQARRQDGFKAHIVIEPDTGIITASALTKASGPGNGDAAVGAELLGKDTTIGPAPVEVLADSAYGTGEMLAAVAAAGHTPVIKPWPLRPAVIGGFTLDDFSVDEAAGTVTCPNNVTRKISPKRNVTFGAACLGCPFRDRCTTARDGKSLTLHPHDALQREHRARAQDPDFAETYRRHRPMVERSIAWLTRGNRRVPYLGVARNNTWLTLRTAGLNLRRMVNLGLANINGTWAIT, from the coding sequence ATGCAGGGTCGTGATGATGGGCAGCGGGAAATCTTGGATGTTGAGGCGCTGGCCGGGGACCTTTTGGACCCAGGCAGCGTCTTCGCGTTTCTGGCTGGGAACCGGGGGAGGTTGTTCCCGTCGTCGATGTTTGAGGACCTGTTCCCGTCGGGCAGGGGCCGGCCCTCGATTCCGGCCGAGGTCGTGGCCACGGTGTTGGTCCTGCAAGCGTTGAACGGGCTCTCGGACCGCGAGGCCGCGGAAGCGGTGACTTTTGATCTGCGCTGGAAAGCGGCCTGCGGGTTCGCCGTGACCACGAAGGCGTTTCATCCGACGACGTTGACGTACTGGCGCAAGCGCCTGGCCGCCAGCGGCCGCCCGGACCGGATTTTCCAGGCCATCGCCGCCGTGGTCGCCGAGACCGGCGTGCTGAAATCCAGGACGCGGCGGGCGCTGGATTCGACCGTCCTCGATGATGCGGTGGCCCGTCAGGACACCGTCACGCAGCTGGTCGCCGCGATCCGCCGGGTCGGCCGGGAGGTGCCCGGCGCGGATATGCTGGTCCCCGCGGTCTGCACCGGCTACGACTACACGCAGCCGGGCAAACCCCGGATCGCCTGGGATGATCCCGCGGCCCGGGACGAGCTGGTCTCCGCCCTGGTCACGGACGCTCTGGCGCTGCTGGCCGCCATCGATACCGCCGATCTGGAAGGCAAAGCCGCGGATGCCGTGGCCCTGCTGGCGCTGGTTTCCGGCCAGGACGTCGAGCCCGCCGAAGGCTCTGACGGTACCGACGGACGATGGCGGATCGCCCGGAAAACCGCCTATGACCGGGTGATCTCCACCGTTGACCCGGAGGCCCGGCACGCCCACAAGACCCAGGCCAGACGCCAGGACGGGTTCAAGGCCCATATCGTGATCGAGCCCGATACCGGGATCATCACCGCGTCCGCCCTGACCAAGGCCTCCGGACCGGGCAACGGCGACGCGGCCGTCGGCGCGGAACTGCTGGGCAAGGACACCACCATCGGGCCGGCGCCGGTGGAAGTGCTCGCCGATTCCGCCTACGGCACCGGAGAGATGCTCGCTGCCGTCGCCGCGGCCGGACACACCCCGGTGATCAAGCCCTGGCCGCTGCGCCCGGCCGTGATCGGCGGGTTCACCCTCGATGACTTCAGCGTCGACGAGGCCGCTGGCACCGTGACCTGCCCAAACAACGTCACCCGGAAGATCAGCCCCAAACGCAACGTCACCTTCGGTGCCGCCTGCCTCGGCTGCCCTTTCAGGGACCGGTGCACCACCGCCCGGGACGGCAAATCCCTGACTCTGCATCCCCATGACGCGCTCCAGCGCGAACACCGGGCCCGAGCCCAGGACCCCGACTTCGCCGAAACCTACCGCCGCCACCGTCCCATGGTCGAACGCTCCATCGCCTGGCTCACCCGCGGTAACCGGCGCGTCCCCTACCTCGGCGTCGCCAGGAACAACACCTGGCTCACCCTGCGCACGGCAGGACTGAACCTGCGCCGGATGGTCAATCTCGGACTTGCCAACATCAACGGGACCTGGGCCATCACCTAG